The Monodelphis domestica isolate mMonDom1 chromosome 7, mMonDom1.pri, whole genome shotgun sequence genome window below encodes:
- the NOL8 gene encoding nucleolar protein 8 isoform X2: protein MAASGGERRLFVGGLGPTVTQDDVRAQLSRFGAVSSVELVSRVDVLGNPEKTFAYVNVALSEAALQRCEQHLGSSPPSRLAKERQQAKAKQEQQFSDGPTAGSETSLGKNGILEFHMKAVPGTEVPGHKDWVVSKFGRVLPVLHLRSQNKRKILKYDPSKYCHNLKKFEQDVTNTVSISDLTWKLEGGDDTMSKKRQGQFPAFRNCPPKRAKVGGNHCSPAPPNVAQQPDVQKADLSPVELPTSGSSRHKNSQKPETVFLPASKSPFVRSRNTMSDDDIDSEDELKAMIAEEKKSQKMVFETDSTERDSFEVVSSDFKPSPASSGVKHKRTQASCSNSSHPAESDKEYDSGDTDEIIAGGKNGDQSKNKAKTSPKRKAKPKEKKDCLQNRTDHPSSGHATEIRKGRHSSGNEKESSTKLATKKLPCTPPESEDGSEENLDYDSMMTNCYRLDLTLADLEKLASEGVQKAEDSDDCTEQDLPRRQVPDFSQKKRKASNRRAQCINPSDILASLLEGEEISDRKPPQENMWKSKFQAFKGVGALYEGETLRKPFRDTGGFAHKKGHSWNQEASANSVGKQAFGSNTCSSEEMFPPQDGRETNEVDGLAHCPGKAPRKRQASRDQCSTGQSSTPGSECENGSVSSLSSLDTKKTHRTDLGSDAGMRKPKQGKSDSLPLRPSPGQEPKPVVLKTHAKKPIQVSVERVSAFSRMQGKAPRGSQEETNCPPPQIPSSDAISPPKNSQDNQKRLAALEERKRERELQKQLVRSALSSVDSSLASKPTHIVFGSDSEEETEEKGGSEQPLPENRVKQDLTGKTSGKLFESSEDDEQESDDDEARFQIKPQFEGKAGKKLMNLQSHFGTDDRFRMDARFLESESEEEEEAEEPKKAETNEEAELIAEKKKNLDMIQNLLHIGHPTPKLSKEEMAAKQFRNIVRYDPTRLDHATFERKTDPEEKESKARRRKKREEAEKLPEVSKDLYHSIAADLKDRFRATEPAPGGTGATGPWNETPEELETTEAPSAGLSEFTFSFFGPDSNGAKEEPYKIEARAPGRMAWQQDPRFQDSSSEEEEEEEVEPDDGSREAAGTGEVPLPEKPARRFFFFSENDERLGVGPESFWQGSGSRASSEDWESRTMVLLQDCRKKHKAAKRKAKP from the exons ATGGCTGCGAGTGGTGGGGAGCGGCGCCTGTTCGTGGGTGGCCTCGGGCCCACGGTCACGCAGGATGATGTGCGTGCGCAGCTGAGCCGCTTCGGGGCCGTGTCCTCGGTCGAACTCGTGTCTCGGGTGGACGTTCTCG GGAACCCAGAGAAGACCTTCGCATATGTTAACGTAGCATTATCCGAGGCAGCCCTACAAAGATGTGAGCAGCACCTTGGGTCATCGCCCCCATCCAG ACTGGCAAAGGAGAGGCAGCAAGCCAAAGCAAAGCAGGAACAACAGTTCTCAGATGGCCCTACAGCAGGCTCAGAGACATCTTTGGGGAAGAATGGCATCTTGGAGTTCCACATGAAAGCTGTGCCAGGAACAGAAGTCCCAGGACACAAG gaTTGGGTGGTGAGTAAATTTGGAAGAGTATTGCCTGTCCTTCACCTTAGAAGTCAGAATAAACGTAAA ATCTTAAAATATGATCCATCAAAATATTGCCACAACCTCAAGAAGTTTGAACAAGATGTCACAAATACTGTCTCTATTTCTGACCTCACTTGGAAATTGGAAGGAGGAGATGACACAATGAGTAAGAAACGACAGGGACAGTTTCCTGCATTCAGAAATTGCCCTCCTAAAAGAGCAAAGGTGGGGGGAAATCACTGCTCTCCAGCCCCTCCAAATGTAGCGCAACAGCCAGATGTTCAAAAAGCAGATCTCAGTCCAGTTGAACTTCCTACATCAGGATCCTCTAGACATAAGAACAGTCAGAAACCAGAGACAGTGTTTCTTCCAGCTTCAAAATCTCCCTTTGTCAGGAGCAGAAATACCATGTCTGATGATGATATTGATTCTGAAGATGAGTTGAAAGCTATGATAGCagaagagaagaaatcacagaagatGGTCTTTGAGACAGACAGCACCGAAAGGGATTCCTTTGAAGTGGTCAGCAGTGATTTCAAGCCAAGTCCAGCCAGTTCAGGGGTGAAGCATAAAAGAACTCAAGCTTCTTGCTCAAACAGCAGTCATCCTGCTGAGAGTGACAAAGAATATGACTCAGGGGACACGGATGAAATCATTGCTGGGGGCAAAAATGGTGACCAGAGCAAAAACAAggccaaaacatcaccaaaaaggAAAGCCAAACCAAAAGAGAAGAAGGACTGTTTGCAAAATAGAACAGACCATCCATCTTCTGGTCATGCTACAGAAATTAGGAAAGGGAGACATTCCTCTGGTAACGAAAAAGAGTCCAGCACAAAGCTGGCCACTAAAAAACTGCCTTGTACCCCTCCTGAATCTGAGGATGGGTCTGAAGAAAACCTGGATTATGACTCCATGATGACGAACTGCTATCGCCTTGACCTCACCTTGGCTGATCTAGAAAAACTGGCCAGTGAAGGTGTGCAGAAAGCAGAGGACAGTGACGATTGTACTGAGCAGGATCTCCCCAGGAGACAGGTCCCAGATTTTAGCCAGAAGAAGAGGAAGGCTTCCAACAGAAGGGCCCAGTGCATCAATCCCAGTGACATTTTGGCTTCCCTCTTAGAAGGGGAAGAGATCAGTGACCGGAAGCCACCCCAGGAGAATATGTGGAAATCCAAGTTTCAGGCTTTCAAAGGTGTGGGAGCCCTCTATGAAGGGGAGACCCTAAGAAAACCCTTTAGGGACACAGGTGGCTTTGCCCACAAGAAAGGTCATTCTTGGAACCAGGAAGCTTCTGCTAATTCTGTGGGGAAACAGGCCTTTGGTTCTAATACTTGTTCCAGTGAGGAAATGTTCCCCcctcaagatggaagggaaacaAATGAGGTAGATGGTCTTGCACATTGTCCTGGAAAAGCTCCAAGGAAGAGACAAGCAAGCAGGGACCAGTGTTCCACTGGACAGTCATCTACCCCTGGTTCTGAATGTGAAAATGGTTCGGTTTCTAGCCTGTCATCCTTGGACACTAAGAAGACTCACAGGACAGACTTGGGAAGTGATGCTGGAATGAGAAAACCCAAGCAAGGAAAGAGTGATTCCCTCCCCCTCAGACCTTCTCCAGGTCAAGAGCCCAAGCCTGTAGTTCTGAAAACTCATGCCAAGAAACCCATCCAGGTCTCTGTTGAAAGAGTCAGTGCATTTTCCCGTATGCAAGGGAAGGCCCCGAGAGGATCTCAGGAGGAGACCAACTGCCCCCCACCTCAGATCCCTTCATCAGATGCCATCAGCCCTCCTAAGAACTCCCAGGATAATCAGAAACGCTTGGCAGCcttggaggagaggaagagagaacgGGAGCTGCAGAAGCAGCTGGTGCGCAGTGCTCTTTCCAGCGTG GATAGTTCTCTAGCAAGCAAACCAACTCACATCGTGTTTGGCTCTGACAgtgaagaagaaacagaagagaaaggTGGCAGTGAGCAACCTCTTCCTGAAAACAGAGTAAAGCAG gatctgACTGGTAAGACTTCTGggaaactctttgagagcagtgAGGATGACGAACAGGAGAGTGATGATGATGAGGCCCGATTCCAGATTAAGCCCCAGTTTGAAGGCAAAGCTGGAAAGAAG CTCATGAACTTACAGTCGCACTTTGGGACTGATGACCGATTCCGAATGGATGCTCGCTTTTTGGAAAGTGAgagtgaagaggaagaggaagcagAGG AGCccaaaaaagcagaaacaaatgAGGAAGCGGAGCTCATtgctgagaaaaagaaaaacctggacaTGATTCAAAACCTTCTACACATTGGCCATCCAACTCCAAAACTGAGCAAAGAAGAAATGGCTGCCAAGCAGTTCAG GAATATCGTACGGTATGATCCAACGAGACTGGACCATGCCACGtttgaaagaaaaacagaccCCGAGGAGAAGGAAAG CAAAGCCAGAcgcaggaagaagagggaggaagcagAGAAGCTGCCCGAAGTGTCTAAGGACCTGTATCACAGCATCGCTGCTGATCTGAAGGACAGGTTCAGGGCCACAGAGCCAGCCCCAGGGGGCACGGGAGCCACTGGGCCCTGGAACGAGACACCTGAGGAGCTGGAGACAACTGAGGCCCCCTCAGCGGGCCTCAGCGAGTTCACCTTCTCCTTCTTTGGTCCAGACAGCAATGGGGCCAAAGAAG AGCCATACAAGATTGAAGCAAGGGCACCTGGGCGCATGGCCTGGCAGCAGGACCCTCGTTTCCAGGACAGTAgctcagaggaggaggaggaggaggaagtggagCCTGATGATGGGAGCCGAGAGGCAGCAGGAACAGG GGAAGTGCCATTACCTGAAAAACCAGCCCGtcgctttttctttttctccgaGAACGATGAACGATTAGGTG tgGGGCCTGAGTCATTCTGGCAAGGCTCAGGAAGCCGTGCCAGCAGTGAAGACTGGGAATCCAGAACCATGGTCCTACTGCAG GACTGCCGGAAGAAGCATAAAGCAGCCAAGAGGAAAGCCAAGCCTTGA
- the NOL8 gene encoding nucleolar protein 8 isoform X1: MAASGGERRLFVGGLGPTVTQDDVRAQLSRFGAVSSVELVSRVDVLGNPEKTFAYVNVALSEAALQRCLSALNKTAWKGGTLQVQLAKESFLHRLAKERQQAKAKQEQQFSDGPTAGSETSLGKNGILEFHMKAVPGTEVPGHKDWVVSKFGRVLPVLHLRSQNKRKILKYDPSKYCHNLKKFEQDVTNTVSISDLTWKLEGGDDTMSKKRQGQFPAFRNCPPKRAKVGGNHCSPAPPNVAQQPDVQKADLSPVELPTSGSSRHKNSQKPETVFLPASKSPFVRSRNTMSDDDIDSEDELKAMIAEEKKSQKMVFETDSTERDSFEVVSSDFKPSPASSGVKHKRTQASCSNSSHPAESDKEYDSGDTDEIIAGGKNGDQSKNKAKTSPKRKAKPKEKKDCLQNRTDHPSSGHATEIRKGRHSSGNEKESSTKLATKKLPCTPPESEDGSEENLDYDSMMTNCYRLDLTLADLEKLASEGVQKAEDSDDCTEQDLPRRQVPDFSQKKRKASNRRAQCINPSDILASLLEGEEISDRKPPQENMWKSKFQAFKGVGALYEGETLRKPFRDTGGFAHKKGHSWNQEASANSVGKQAFGSNTCSSEEMFPPQDGRETNEVDGLAHCPGKAPRKRQASRDQCSTGQSSTPGSECENGSVSSLSSLDTKKTHRTDLGSDAGMRKPKQGKSDSLPLRPSPGQEPKPVVLKTHAKKPIQVSVERVSAFSRMQGKAPRGSQEETNCPPPQIPSSDAISPPKNSQDNQKRLAALEERKRERELQKQLVRSALSSVDSSLASKPTHIVFGSDSEEETEEKGGSEQPLPENRVKQDLTGKTSGKLFESSEDDEQESDDDEARFQIKPQFEGKAGKKLMNLQSHFGTDDRFRMDARFLESESEEEEEAEEPKKAETNEEAELIAEKKKNLDMIQNLLHIGHPTPKLSKEEMAAKQFRNIVRYDPTRLDHATFERKTDPEEKESKARRRKKREEAEKLPEVSKDLYHSIAADLKDRFRATEPAPGGTGATGPWNETPEELETTEAPSAGLSEFTFSFFGPDSNGAKEEPYKIEARAPGRMAWQQDPRFQDSSSEEEEEEEVEPDDGSREAAGTGEVPLPEKPARRFFFFSENDERLGVGPESFWQGSGSRASSEDWESRTMVLLQDCRKKHKAAKRKAKP, from the exons ATGGCTGCGAGTGGTGGGGAGCGGCGCCTGTTCGTGGGTGGCCTCGGGCCCACGGTCACGCAGGATGATGTGCGTGCGCAGCTGAGCCGCTTCGGGGCCGTGTCCTCGGTCGAACTCGTGTCTCGGGTGGACGTTCTCG GGAACCCAGAGAAGACCTTCGCATATGTTAACGTAGCATTATCCGAGGCAGCCCTACAAAGAT GTCTGTCGGCCTTGAACAAGACAGCATGGAAGGGTGGTACCCTACAGGTCCAGTTGGCCAAGGAAAGCTTCTTGCACAG ACTGGCAAAGGAGAGGCAGCAAGCCAAAGCAAAGCAGGAACAACAGTTCTCAGATGGCCCTACAGCAGGCTCAGAGACATCTTTGGGGAAGAATGGCATCTTGGAGTTCCACATGAAAGCTGTGCCAGGAACAGAAGTCCCAGGACACAAG gaTTGGGTGGTGAGTAAATTTGGAAGAGTATTGCCTGTCCTTCACCTTAGAAGTCAGAATAAACGTAAA ATCTTAAAATATGATCCATCAAAATATTGCCACAACCTCAAGAAGTTTGAACAAGATGTCACAAATACTGTCTCTATTTCTGACCTCACTTGGAAATTGGAAGGAGGAGATGACACAATGAGTAAGAAACGACAGGGACAGTTTCCTGCATTCAGAAATTGCCCTCCTAAAAGAGCAAAGGTGGGGGGAAATCACTGCTCTCCAGCCCCTCCAAATGTAGCGCAACAGCCAGATGTTCAAAAAGCAGATCTCAGTCCAGTTGAACTTCCTACATCAGGATCCTCTAGACATAAGAACAGTCAGAAACCAGAGACAGTGTTTCTTCCAGCTTCAAAATCTCCCTTTGTCAGGAGCAGAAATACCATGTCTGATGATGATATTGATTCTGAAGATGAGTTGAAAGCTATGATAGCagaagagaagaaatcacagaagatGGTCTTTGAGACAGACAGCACCGAAAGGGATTCCTTTGAAGTGGTCAGCAGTGATTTCAAGCCAAGTCCAGCCAGTTCAGGGGTGAAGCATAAAAGAACTCAAGCTTCTTGCTCAAACAGCAGTCATCCTGCTGAGAGTGACAAAGAATATGACTCAGGGGACACGGATGAAATCATTGCTGGGGGCAAAAATGGTGACCAGAGCAAAAACAAggccaaaacatcaccaaaaaggAAAGCCAAACCAAAAGAGAAGAAGGACTGTTTGCAAAATAGAACAGACCATCCATCTTCTGGTCATGCTACAGAAATTAGGAAAGGGAGACATTCCTCTGGTAACGAAAAAGAGTCCAGCACAAAGCTGGCCACTAAAAAACTGCCTTGTACCCCTCCTGAATCTGAGGATGGGTCTGAAGAAAACCTGGATTATGACTCCATGATGACGAACTGCTATCGCCTTGACCTCACCTTGGCTGATCTAGAAAAACTGGCCAGTGAAGGTGTGCAGAAAGCAGAGGACAGTGACGATTGTACTGAGCAGGATCTCCCCAGGAGACAGGTCCCAGATTTTAGCCAGAAGAAGAGGAAGGCTTCCAACAGAAGGGCCCAGTGCATCAATCCCAGTGACATTTTGGCTTCCCTCTTAGAAGGGGAAGAGATCAGTGACCGGAAGCCACCCCAGGAGAATATGTGGAAATCCAAGTTTCAGGCTTTCAAAGGTGTGGGAGCCCTCTATGAAGGGGAGACCCTAAGAAAACCCTTTAGGGACACAGGTGGCTTTGCCCACAAGAAAGGTCATTCTTGGAACCAGGAAGCTTCTGCTAATTCTGTGGGGAAACAGGCCTTTGGTTCTAATACTTGTTCCAGTGAGGAAATGTTCCCCcctcaagatggaagggaaacaAATGAGGTAGATGGTCTTGCACATTGTCCTGGAAAAGCTCCAAGGAAGAGACAAGCAAGCAGGGACCAGTGTTCCACTGGACAGTCATCTACCCCTGGTTCTGAATGTGAAAATGGTTCGGTTTCTAGCCTGTCATCCTTGGACACTAAGAAGACTCACAGGACAGACTTGGGAAGTGATGCTGGAATGAGAAAACCCAAGCAAGGAAAGAGTGATTCCCTCCCCCTCAGACCTTCTCCAGGTCAAGAGCCCAAGCCTGTAGTTCTGAAAACTCATGCCAAGAAACCCATCCAGGTCTCTGTTGAAAGAGTCAGTGCATTTTCCCGTATGCAAGGGAAGGCCCCGAGAGGATCTCAGGAGGAGACCAACTGCCCCCCACCTCAGATCCCTTCATCAGATGCCATCAGCCCTCCTAAGAACTCCCAGGATAATCAGAAACGCTTGGCAGCcttggaggagaggaagagagaacgGGAGCTGCAGAAGCAGCTGGTGCGCAGTGCTCTTTCCAGCGTG GATAGTTCTCTAGCAAGCAAACCAACTCACATCGTGTTTGGCTCTGACAgtgaagaagaaacagaagagaaaggTGGCAGTGAGCAACCTCTTCCTGAAAACAGAGTAAAGCAG gatctgACTGGTAAGACTTCTGggaaactctttgagagcagtgAGGATGACGAACAGGAGAGTGATGATGATGAGGCCCGATTCCAGATTAAGCCCCAGTTTGAAGGCAAAGCTGGAAAGAAG CTCATGAACTTACAGTCGCACTTTGGGACTGATGACCGATTCCGAATGGATGCTCGCTTTTTGGAAAGTGAgagtgaagaggaagaggaagcagAGG AGCccaaaaaagcagaaacaaatgAGGAAGCGGAGCTCATtgctgagaaaaagaaaaacctggacaTGATTCAAAACCTTCTACACATTGGCCATCCAACTCCAAAACTGAGCAAAGAAGAAATGGCTGCCAAGCAGTTCAG GAATATCGTACGGTATGATCCAACGAGACTGGACCATGCCACGtttgaaagaaaaacagaccCCGAGGAGAAGGAAAG CAAAGCCAGAcgcaggaagaagagggaggaagcagAGAAGCTGCCCGAAGTGTCTAAGGACCTGTATCACAGCATCGCTGCTGATCTGAAGGACAGGTTCAGGGCCACAGAGCCAGCCCCAGGGGGCACGGGAGCCACTGGGCCCTGGAACGAGACACCTGAGGAGCTGGAGACAACTGAGGCCCCCTCAGCGGGCCTCAGCGAGTTCACCTTCTCCTTCTTTGGTCCAGACAGCAATGGGGCCAAAGAAG AGCCATACAAGATTGAAGCAAGGGCACCTGGGCGCATGGCCTGGCAGCAGGACCCTCGTTTCCAGGACAGTAgctcagaggaggaggaggaggaggaagtggagCCTGATGATGGGAGCCGAGAGGCAGCAGGAACAGG GGAAGTGCCATTACCTGAAAAACCAGCCCGtcgctttttctttttctccgaGAACGATGAACGATTAGGTG tgGGGCCTGAGTCATTCTGGCAAGGCTCAGGAAGCCGTGCCAGCAGTGAAGACTGGGAATCCAGAACCATGGTCCTACTGCAG GACTGCCGGAAGAAGCATAAAGCAGCCAAGAGGAAAGCCAAGCCTTGA
- the NOL8 gene encoding nucleolar protein 8 isoform X3, translating to MKAVPGTEVPGHKDWVVSKFGRVLPVLHLRSQNKRKILKYDPSKYCHNLKKFEQDVTNTVSISDLTWKLEGGDDTMSKKRQGQFPAFRNCPPKRAKVGGNHCSPAPPNVAQQPDVQKADLSPVELPTSGSSRHKNSQKPETVFLPASKSPFVRSRNTMSDDDIDSEDELKAMIAEEKKSQKMVFETDSTERDSFEVVSSDFKPSPASSGVKHKRTQASCSNSSHPAESDKEYDSGDTDEIIAGGKNGDQSKNKAKTSPKRKAKPKEKKDCLQNRTDHPSSGHATEIRKGRHSSGNEKESSTKLATKKLPCTPPESEDGSEENLDYDSMMTNCYRLDLTLADLEKLASEGVQKAEDSDDCTEQDLPRRQVPDFSQKKRKASNRRAQCINPSDILASLLEGEEISDRKPPQENMWKSKFQAFKGVGALYEGETLRKPFRDTGGFAHKKGHSWNQEASANSVGKQAFGSNTCSSEEMFPPQDGRETNEVDGLAHCPGKAPRKRQASRDQCSTGQSSTPGSECENGSVSSLSSLDTKKTHRTDLGSDAGMRKPKQGKSDSLPLRPSPGQEPKPVVLKTHAKKPIQVSVERVSAFSRMQGKAPRGSQEETNCPPPQIPSSDAISPPKNSQDNQKRLAALEERKRERELQKQLVRSALSSVDSSLASKPTHIVFGSDSEEETEEKGGSEQPLPENRVKQDLTGKTSGKLFESSEDDEQESDDDEARFQIKPQFEGKAGKKLMNLQSHFGTDDRFRMDARFLESESEEEEEAEEPKKAETNEEAELIAEKKKNLDMIQNLLHIGHPTPKLSKEEMAAKQFRNIVRYDPTRLDHATFERKTDPEEKESKARRRKKREEAEKLPEVSKDLYHSIAADLKDRFRATEPAPGGTGATGPWNETPEELETTEAPSAGLSEFTFSFFGPDSNGAKEEPYKIEARAPGRMAWQQDPRFQDSSSEEEEEEEVEPDDGSREAAGTGEVPLPEKPARRFFFFSENDERLGVGPESFWQGSGSRASSEDWESRTMVLLQDCRKKHKAAKRKAKP from the exons ATGAAAGCTGTGCCAGGAACAGAAGTCCCAGGACACAAG gaTTGGGTGGTGAGTAAATTTGGAAGAGTATTGCCTGTCCTTCACCTTAGAAGTCAGAATAAACGTAAA ATCTTAAAATATGATCCATCAAAATATTGCCACAACCTCAAGAAGTTTGAACAAGATGTCACAAATACTGTCTCTATTTCTGACCTCACTTGGAAATTGGAAGGAGGAGATGACACAATGAGTAAGAAACGACAGGGACAGTTTCCTGCATTCAGAAATTGCCCTCCTAAAAGAGCAAAGGTGGGGGGAAATCACTGCTCTCCAGCCCCTCCAAATGTAGCGCAACAGCCAGATGTTCAAAAAGCAGATCTCAGTCCAGTTGAACTTCCTACATCAGGATCCTCTAGACATAAGAACAGTCAGAAACCAGAGACAGTGTTTCTTCCAGCTTCAAAATCTCCCTTTGTCAGGAGCAGAAATACCATGTCTGATGATGATATTGATTCTGAAGATGAGTTGAAAGCTATGATAGCagaagagaagaaatcacagaagatGGTCTTTGAGACAGACAGCACCGAAAGGGATTCCTTTGAAGTGGTCAGCAGTGATTTCAAGCCAAGTCCAGCCAGTTCAGGGGTGAAGCATAAAAGAACTCAAGCTTCTTGCTCAAACAGCAGTCATCCTGCTGAGAGTGACAAAGAATATGACTCAGGGGACACGGATGAAATCATTGCTGGGGGCAAAAATGGTGACCAGAGCAAAAACAAggccaaaacatcaccaaaaaggAAAGCCAAACCAAAAGAGAAGAAGGACTGTTTGCAAAATAGAACAGACCATCCATCTTCTGGTCATGCTACAGAAATTAGGAAAGGGAGACATTCCTCTGGTAACGAAAAAGAGTCCAGCACAAAGCTGGCCACTAAAAAACTGCCTTGTACCCCTCCTGAATCTGAGGATGGGTCTGAAGAAAACCTGGATTATGACTCCATGATGACGAACTGCTATCGCCTTGACCTCACCTTGGCTGATCTAGAAAAACTGGCCAGTGAAGGTGTGCAGAAAGCAGAGGACAGTGACGATTGTACTGAGCAGGATCTCCCCAGGAGACAGGTCCCAGATTTTAGCCAGAAGAAGAGGAAGGCTTCCAACAGAAGGGCCCAGTGCATCAATCCCAGTGACATTTTGGCTTCCCTCTTAGAAGGGGAAGAGATCAGTGACCGGAAGCCACCCCAGGAGAATATGTGGAAATCCAAGTTTCAGGCTTTCAAAGGTGTGGGAGCCCTCTATGAAGGGGAGACCCTAAGAAAACCCTTTAGGGACACAGGTGGCTTTGCCCACAAGAAAGGTCATTCTTGGAACCAGGAAGCTTCTGCTAATTCTGTGGGGAAACAGGCCTTTGGTTCTAATACTTGTTCCAGTGAGGAAATGTTCCCCcctcaagatggaagggaaacaAATGAGGTAGATGGTCTTGCACATTGTCCTGGAAAAGCTCCAAGGAAGAGACAAGCAAGCAGGGACCAGTGTTCCACTGGACAGTCATCTACCCCTGGTTCTGAATGTGAAAATGGTTCGGTTTCTAGCCTGTCATCCTTGGACACTAAGAAGACTCACAGGACAGACTTGGGAAGTGATGCTGGAATGAGAAAACCCAAGCAAGGAAAGAGTGATTCCCTCCCCCTCAGACCTTCTCCAGGTCAAGAGCCCAAGCCTGTAGTTCTGAAAACTCATGCCAAGAAACCCATCCAGGTCTCTGTTGAAAGAGTCAGTGCATTTTCCCGTATGCAAGGGAAGGCCCCGAGAGGATCTCAGGAGGAGACCAACTGCCCCCCACCTCAGATCCCTTCATCAGATGCCATCAGCCCTCCTAAGAACTCCCAGGATAATCAGAAACGCTTGGCAGCcttggaggagaggaagagagaacgGGAGCTGCAGAAGCAGCTGGTGCGCAGTGCTCTTTCCAGCGTG GATAGTTCTCTAGCAAGCAAACCAACTCACATCGTGTTTGGCTCTGACAgtgaagaagaaacagaagagaaaggTGGCAGTGAGCAACCTCTTCCTGAAAACAGAGTAAAGCAG gatctgACTGGTAAGACTTCTGggaaactctttgagagcagtgAGGATGACGAACAGGAGAGTGATGATGATGAGGCCCGATTCCAGATTAAGCCCCAGTTTGAAGGCAAAGCTGGAAAGAAG CTCATGAACTTACAGTCGCACTTTGGGACTGATGACCGATTCCGAATGGATGCTCGCTTTTTGGAAAGTGAgagtgaagaggaagaggaagcagAGG AGCccaaaaaagcagaaacaaatgAGGAAGCGGAGCTCATtgctgagaaaaagaaaaacctggacaTGATTCAAAACCTTCTACACATTGGCCATCCAACTCCAAAACTGAGCAAAGAAGAAATGGCTGCCAAGCAGTTCAG GAATATCGTACGGTATGATCCAACGAGACTGGACCATGCCACGtttgaaagaaaaacagaccCCGAGGAGAAGGAAAG CAAAGCCAGAcgcaggaagaagagggaggaagcagAGAAGCTGCCCGAAGTGTCTAAGGACCTGTATCACAGCATCGCTGCTGATCTGAAGGACAGGTTCAGGGCCACAGAGCCAGCCCCAGGGGGCACGGGAGCCACTGGGCCCTGGAACGAGACACCTGAGGAGCTGGAGACAACTGAGGCCCCCTCAGCGGGCCTCAGCGAGTTCACCTTCTCCTTCTTTGGTCCAGACAGCAATGGGGCCAAAGAAG AGCCATACAAGATTGAAGCAAGGGCACCTGGGCGCATGGCCTGGCAGCAGGACCCTCGTTTCCAGGACAGTAgctcagaggaggaggaggaggaggaagtggagCCTGATGATGGGAGCCGAGAGGCAGCAGGAACAGG GGAAGTGCCATTACCTGAAAAACCAGCCCGtcgctttttctttttctccgaGAACGATGAACGATTAGGTG tgGGGCCTGAGTCATTCTGGCAAGGCTCAGGAAGCCGTGCCAGCAGTGAAGACTGGGAATCCAGAACCATGGTCCTACTGCAG GACTGCCGGAAGAAGCATAAAGCAGCCAAGAGGAAAGCCAAGCCTTGA